The segment ACGAACAAAGTTGCAATTAGACGAAACAGAAGGAGGAAAAATGACATGTCTTGGGCCATGGAATTATTAAATTATCAGAAGAATGTGCTTACGAAGCAGCCCGAGCCCGAGCCACTTCACCTAGTCACCAAAATCAAACCTGTGTATGGAAGATCAGCTCAGGAACGCAAGGTTTTAATGGCTCTGGGATTTACATCAAAGGTGGAAAATTTATGCATATTTTGCTGAAATTGGCAAGCATTGTCATCCAATTGTTCTCGCAGGCCCATCAAACGTTTGGGTATGCTTAATGTGTTCGGGTATACACTAAGCTTGTTGCTGCCATAGGTGCTCGTGGGCATgactatataccccccccccccctcttttgtttaaattgaaaaaaagttaTGGATTAAATGTAACAACTTTCATTTAATTTCTCATTttactacagtgtatatgtatgtatcaaTCAATTTGCACCTTTAATAAGTTCCCAAAATCGACTTCATACTAAACGTTTATTAGGCAAATTcatgtatgtataatacatatcaAGGGTACCAAGACGAAGGGGGAGATGGAGGGGGGTGTGCTCTCAATATTGGGATAAGGGTTTGGGCAGATaaccaaaatttggaaaaaGTAGCAATATCTTATGCTATAGGAAACTTCATGTAttagtgaaataaaaatttacagcttaaaaaataatcattgttAATTTGATTATGAGATGATCAaagatcacattttaattaccTTTTAAGGAAAGAGAGCATTGCATCTaaagaaaactttttttaaaaaaaagggggggggggttgaaatGACGAAATGGTATCCTCTGAATTGTTGccataataacaaaaattaacaatctATGAATATGTAATCACactttaaattcaaatttatttatagCCAGATGCCAAGAACGCGCCAAAGTATGTGATTGTGAAGAACACCCCTGATGTAAACAGTCAGTTAATGGCCATCAAACATCTGGTGAGAATCACTCCCATCACATTTCCTTATGGAGTTCCTCAGGGTGAGGAGGATTTTGAGCATTGTCACCTTAATGACAATGGCCAGTTCCTGGTAGTGCGTGACGTCACACCTAAGAATGAGCGGGAGCTGTTACCGGTGGCGCCGAAAACAGAGTCCGTGTGGGAAATGGACGTCCAGACGATACAGAAACATACAGAACAGATCAAAAGAGACTGGAGTCTGAACGAAGAGTTCTTCACAGCCGATCCTGTGTACAAATTAAATCAAGACGGTAAAGAATATCGGTATTTTGGTGACAAATCAGGTGCTGGTATTAAACATTACAATGAACTTATTGACTACAGGGACGGCTCAAAGAAAAAGTCATAACTAGCCTTACATTGAATGTTTATATTGtgtgtaaattaaaaaataaatatatatgatattaaaCATCATGTTTTGAGTTTGCAGACAATGATATGAAATGGACAGATTGCTAGATTATATTTGGGAGATTTTAACACGCCTATGTTTCCAGGACATATCACGGACGAGAATCACGTGCGCTCTGACATATATGGCAAGGAATAAGGACTCTGTTTTTAAATGATTCTTTTGTATCCAAGGTTACATACTCTATATTCCGTCATACAAAAGTTACAGAAAGGGTACAGCACAAATCGTATGGAAATTGAAAGTAAGAATTACATGAGGTGGCTCTACATAACCTAGGGTACAATGGGTACATTCAgttgaagttttaaaattgatctGTTGGATGCAGCTGATTGGTCAAGAATGTAACATGTCCACGCCTCCGATTACCTGTAGTAATAAACAgaaatttgacatgaaacatttataaaaaacTAGAAGCAtgtttcaattaaaataaaaatctagatggaaaacgcaatatgaaaaaaaaaatgtgttcgtgagggagtcgaacccggtcgttttaaaaatagaaaacatctcTTCAGATAAGAGTCgacgaccttatccactgaaccacgcagtagaccataagttgaaaataataccagtgaagtcgtttcgatttttttaaatttacaaaaaatgccctcgtgaaataaaatttcaaagcgacagttttttagaggaaaactcgaagaacatgtttatgctaaatttaatttgtttcacggaggcagttttttctgaaattcggggatacccctccattttaatgctaaaaatcatataaatcgcttattgcttgatttaaactcgaaatattttggctaattttgtcaatacacgtcttttaaacttatttttaaaaaatattgaatcaagacaAACGTTCcagtttatcatatatttgaataatttaaatttttcgatctttcatgcaacacctttagggaatttaacatgagacgtgcaacaccttctttataatctctctctctctctctctctctctctctctctctctcctgagACCCGAGAGTACACAAAATCCCCCATTGTTGATTTATATCCGTTCAAATAACCCAATTAGTTTGAATGCATTGATAAAATTCAAGGACTGGATAGCAGGAGAGTTAAATTTAATGCTTACTCAAATTACATGACGTAACAAGCACAAAGGCTTGCTatcaaattatgtttttattattgaatattCACATTTATTTCGACGACGGGCAAATGAACAATAAATGTTTGACATGGGTATGGATGAAATGGCTGTGCTCGTATTGCGCGTCCCCAGGGAGGGACATCGGAGTCAACAATTTATCTAGTCTTATAATGTAAGCATAAACGTTTTCAATAATTAATGCTACGTATTGTGTCCTACGCATAACAGCCAGCGAATTTATATGaaattctacttttatttcatCGTGTGTTCAATTTAACAATCATAAatgggtttttgttttaattttcaccgAATTCTAACATTATGTTATGGGATTTTGTTTCAGTTAACATAAAGGGACACTGATACACCATTGGAATTGTAAATTCATTTGATTTCCTCTTATTTTTCTATAGACTATGATAATAAGAACAAGTCGTGTCATCGGAAGATCGTGTTATTTCCAAGTCCGCTTATATGTCTATTGGCGCAACACATCAATATGTAATGGTTATTGTCCATAAGTAAACTGTAATGATATTGATAACAAGGCATAACATTGGTGTTTCATACACATGACAATAGCATTGTCTTCGATACCGTGAATGACAATTACAATACGTAGTCTGTACGTCTCCGGTCAGGGTTAACACtcctttcaaaatatttcactttaaCTCGTATCAGTTTACCAGGTGTTTGAATCACGGGATTGCAAAGTTTGTAGGCGTCTTGCAAATCTTGTAGGCGTCAGGGGTGCTCCCAATATattgatcataatgataataattttttttttttaaaaaccaccTGCCACCCCCCAAAGGAAAGGGGGAAAACACCAGAAAACATGTATGTTGGTAGTGATATGGGGGAGATAACTTGGTGGGTTTATATCCTAATTGCTGAGTAGAACAACTTCTCAAGTATACATTTTTACTGATTTATATGTTGCCATTCTCGACACCTGATTAAATATTAAAAGAGAGAATTGGATGTGATTTGGTATAATCTGCGGTTACAGACTTGCTCACTCCGCATAACAATCGAACTCGGGTTATGTTGAATAGCATTGACGGAGTTAAAAGATCTGGTATCAGCGGAAGAGAAATGCAGCTGCACAAATGCATATtcgtcaattatttttttttaggtaaATTGTATGGGAACAAAATGTGTCCCAATTCCTGAGTCTGCCCAGCTCTGGGTGAATACAGCCGAACGTAAGTAGATGcagttattttgatattttaaatatatgggttttaaatttgttttcaaattaaattccgatatacatgtacaacagagGGATATCGAGTCCTACGTTAGTGGCAGCCTTAGAGGGGAGGGGCTTTTTGTGACcattaaatatttgtttttattgattaaagatCGTGCATAAAGTATACCTAGAATAACCCATAAAACTAACCTAAAAAGCCTCAAAACCCTTGAGCTTTCGGGGTCTGGGCCCCCACCAGAGTTTTgacctggacccactgggggccttaTGGCGATCTTCACTCTATTGCACCCCTAACAAATCCTGGATCTACCACACTCTATCTAAAGATGGATGATTGTATTCTGTTTTCCCCCACATTTATAGataacaaaacaataattaaaCTTTGAAAACTATTGCTATATTAAAACAATGAACTATTATTCTTAGCAATTTTTCTAGAAATATAGTTTCCTGGTTTCTGACTAGTTGCTAGGTAATAACTCAATAAAAGCAGCAataattctattcatattgtcAAATCGAAAGAAAAAaccaataaataataaacaGTTTACAACAAAAAGGAGCATTGATCTGTTCCGGACTTTGTAATAAATTTTAGGTAATTATGCAGCAATAAACATTTGAACCAATGCAATCGAAGAGTTTGATGGGTAAGAATTTACACCGCAAATATACTGTAGAAATAGAAGAAAtcaaaaattttcagttttgaaaatatatttttaaggggaaaaaaacgattaaattttttttatattcctgCAATTTTTTAGAATACCGGTACTTTTTGTTTTCCACAGAGCAATTCCAGCTGTTAGAAAAGGAAAGTGCACCGGCGTGACGAGTATGCTTTTTATCACCGTGGCAACCTTGTTCTTTATTTGTAATTCCAAAGCAGTGGGTTTTGGAGGAGATGATTCCTGTCTGAAGAAGTTTGTAGAGAATGGCACCGTTCTTGAGGTGGCCTGTGTGGCGCGCTCCAGGTGGAATTTCTTCGATTTTCGTCTCTGGTCCCTAAAGCAAAACCAATCAGCTATCCATCTGAACATCTCCTGTGATGGGGGGACACTGGTCCTCAGCCACCCGTTACAGGCCGGAAATCTGACCCAACTAAGGGTAACAAACTGCGTAAAAATAGAGGGAATGTTTGCAAACTTTTCGGAACTAGACCCCTCGCCGACAGTCGCGTACACAACATTAAAAGTTCTGGAGATTACTAATTCGTCATACCTCTACAATGAAACCAGTATTTTGCAACAGGCTGAAAATTTTCAGACTATGTATGGTTGTGTGACCGTCTTTCCGCGAGGACTTCGTGTTCtgaaacagagtaaaacaaaatttgaaggaGATTTCGAAGGATTCCAAATATTGGCTGACGGAAACATTTGTAATTATGATAGTCTGGAAGTGTACGAAAAGTCAGTGTTTTGGTCCAAGTTTGGTTCTGCTAGCGAAGATTCAGAAAAcgaaatattttactttctgCGCTCTGGAAATTTCAAGAACTTGCGGATTGCGAATTTTTCgaattcaaatttgaaattcattcCGTCCCATTTCACAGAGTACAATTGGTCTCGTCGGTTTAAATCAATAGAAATAATAGATCTTTCTTATAACAGAATAAAAGAGGTCCCTTATCTACGGAGACCACACCACTGGGGAGTAAAAATGATATTGCAACACAATGAAATATCTAGAATCACCACGACCTTGCTAGATAAACTTCGCCAGGTTTATATCATGCTGGTGGATATATCCCAGAATGATTTCTCCTGCACCTGTGAGAGTGAACTCGACACCATACTTCGCTTCGTCAAGAACCAGTTAGAAGAACCCTGGGCAAGTCCCTATGGTTATCTTGCAAATGAAGTTTGTTCATCTCCTCCAAAATTGCGGGGAATCTCTCTGAAATCCCTCAACTCCATGCTTCTTTGTCCAGATAAGTCTGTGGAATATCCAAAGATCTCGTTCATTATATTGATTGTACTCACTTCGGTAGCCATCATCTGTATTGTTATCAAGTTTAGAAAGGAAATCAAGATTCTTACCTACACAAGGCTCGGCCTTCGGCTGTGGAGGATGCGAAGAAATGACGTCCTTCTTTCAAAGGAGTATGACGCTTTCGTTTCGTACAGCACTTTAGACGAGAGTTGGGTGCTGGGGACGCTTTGTAAGCGCCTTGAGGAACACCGCCCCCCGCTGAGACTCTGTCTTCACCACAAGCACTTTATTCTTGGAGCTTGTATATCTGACAACATTATAGAAAGCGTGGAGAGGAGCAGACACACCATTATTGTATTGTCCGAAAACTTTCTACAGAGCGAGTGGTGTCTACTGGAATTCCGCAAGGCTTTCCATCAAACCCTGCTGGAAAGAACTCGTCATTTGATTGTTGTCTTAATGAGCAATATTAACATGGACACGGTAGAGCCGGAAATGAAGCATTTTTTGAGAACTCACACGTACCTGAAACGACACGACTTTCTGTTCTGGGATCGTCTTATTTATGCTGTTTCAGACACTGAGTCCCAAATGTCCGAGAGAAAAACACCGTCTGCTGGACAAGAAGAGACCGTGGACAATATGGAGGATATCCCTCTAAAATCAAAGGATTTAGATCTGTGACTAGAGCATAACGCTCGAGCGCGTGCTggtattcattttcattaatttcatgGTATCACTCGTTCAAAGTAAGGAATAAATGTCTACagagttgggtttttttaaatggtgGAATGGAAGGAAATAGTGAATTTGCAGAAAGTGGCCCCACTTTTATTTTCCTCATAATACAAACAATCTAGACATATCTATTTTGtgataaaaattattttcatatacatttgtaagaTGCTGAGCTTTAATGTAGAGTTGAAATAAACACAGTGTTACAACAAAGGGTTATTGCAGACAAAACATTGCTGAATGTAAATAGTACAATGTAGGACATATCGCCCCTTCATAAACTGGTggccccgtggggatccagattagaataggtccttactaccccttgcttgtcgtaaggtgactaattggggcggtccttcggatgagaccgcaaaaaccgaggtcccgtgtctcaggtgtggcacgataaagatccctccctgctcagtgGCTATAACcgccgagcattggcctaaatttcgcagcccttcaccggcaatggcgacgtctccatacgagtgaaatattctcgaaagggactttaaacaatataaaattaacCATAAATTGGTGGCCCGGTTTATCCGTAAACTAGTGGTTCGATCTACTGAATAATTGATAAAATGGTACGTGGTTCGATCTGTTCATCTTGATTCATGTGTtatgggttgtttttttaattaatgtCGGTGAGAAATTCTACGAAAGCCGGATAGTCTCAtatttgaaaaagtaaaaaaaaaatttaactcgttataacgaggcAGTATCTCgtaataatgatttaatatctcgctataacgagttagtatctcgttataacgagttagtatctcgttataacgagataattaactcgttataacgagataactgacttgttataacgaaataattaactcgttataacgagatactaactcgttataacgagttagattttttttttttcaagaatgaGCCTATCCGGCTTTCGTAAAATTCTGTCTCTTAAATGAACAAGAAACAACTTCTTAAGTTTTATCGTTCTGTCTCCGGTGATACTCTGCCTATTTTTCAATAACTATCTACAAAGTGCATTTTAAAAACTATATGTATTTCATGTTAAAACCCAAAATGTAATTAGATTTAAAGGTTTATTTCTCTACATTTTCTGTATGGAACATATTTCATTATGGAATTTGAATATGCAGTAGTCGCATGTACACGTGTGTCAGTGAAGAGGgagacggggggggggggggggggggggggggggggtctgttcTCGACCAGTTATGTAGTGGACTTGTTTAAATGGTTGTGTTTTTTATTGATAGGCTTTCTGTATAGACATCACCTTTGTTTTATGAGTACAATATACtggcaattatatcgcttgggttcgaatttactattaaagagtaaaggtacaaaactctaaatatagggtacccccCTTCCCCAAAATAAACCgaatgatataaaattctactctgtattctaatatattcatgCATAATctatctacattactaccaaagttcatcctgAAATTCCGTATAATTCCCAAGATATGTTTAAATGAATTCGAAAAAAAATGTCTGTTATAttttggtcgacttttagctgggctCTGGCACTAGACGACTAAGTagaatgtttgagcattgcaacaagttattacatagaatgtgcagcattcTTAATCATTTCTaagttgaatttcttaccccaattcacaAAATGAAGTTTGTAAtcgctccaagtgactgaaaattgtaaaactgtcTACACTTGCACTtatcacagccattttgacCGGTACAATTAATTACCCCAAAAGGATGAAAGGACCCACaacgatttagagactcaaatactaatttctatcaatattaattcattatagtacataatAACCAGTCTTTATATATATAACgatacaaatgtcttattatgtctattCTTATCCAATCCACATC is part of the Ostrea edulis chromosome 2, xbOstEdul1.1, whole genome shotgun sequence genome and harbors:
- the LOC125680232 gene encoding toll-like receptor 4 isoform X1 — translated: MNNKCLTWVWMKWLCSYCASPGRDIGVNNLSSLIIAIPAVRKGKCTGVTSMLFITVATLFFICNSKAVGFGGDDSCLKKFVENGTVLEVACVARSRWNFFDFRLWSLKQNQSAIHLNISCDGGTLVLSHPLQAGNLTQLRVTNCVKIEGMFANFSELDPSPTVAYTTLKVLEITNSSYLYNETSILQQAENFQTMYGCVTVFPRGLRVLKQSKTKFEGDFEGFQILADGNICNYDSLEVYEKSVFWSKFGSASEDSENEIFYFLRSGNFKNLRIANFSNSNLKFIPSHFTEYNWSRRFKSIEIIDLSYNRIKEVPYLRRPHHWGVKMILQHNEISRITTTLLDKLRQVYIMLVDISQNDFSCTCESELDTILRFVKNQLEEPWASPYGYLANEVCSSPPKLRGISLKSLNSMLLCPDKSVEYPKISFIILIVLTSVAIICIVIKFRKEIKILTYTRLGLRLWRMRRNDVLLSKEYDAFVSYSTLDESWVLGTLCKRLEEHRPPLRLCLHHKHFILGACISDNIIESVERSRHTIIVLSENFLQSEWCLLEFRKAFHQTLLERTRHLIVVLMSNINMDTVEPEMKHFLRTHTYLKRHDFLFWDRLIYAVSDTESQMSERKTPSAGQEETVDNMEDIPLKSKDLDL
- the LOC125680232 gene encoding toll-like receptor Tollo isoform X2, coding for MLFITVATLFFICNSKAVGFGGDDSCLKKFVENGTVLEVACVARSRWNFFDFRLWSLKQNQSAIHLNISCDGGTLVLSHPLQAGNLTQLRVTNCVKIEGMFANFSELDPSPTVAYTTLKVLEITNSSYLYNETSILQQAENFQTMYGCVTVFPRGLRVLKQSKTKFEGDFEGFQILADGNICNYDSLEVYEKSVFWSKFGSASEDSENEIFYFLRSGNFKNLRIANFSNSNLKFIPSHFTEYNWSRRFKSIEIIDLSYNRIKEVPYLRRPHHWGVKMILQHNEISRITTTLLDKLRQVYIMLVDISQNDFSCTCESELDTILRFVKNQLEEPWASPYGYLANEVCSSPPKLRGISLKSLNSMLLCPDKSVEYPKISFIILIVLTSVAIICIVIKFRKEIKILTYTRLGLRLWRMRRNDVLLSKEYDAFVSYSTLDESWVLGTLCKRLEEHRPPLRLCLHHKHFILGACISDNIIESVERSRHTIIVLSENFLQSEWCLLEFRKAFHQTLLERTRHLIVVLMSNINMDTVEPEMKHFLRTHTYLKRHDFLFWDRLIYAVSDTESQMSERKTPSAGQEETVDNMEDIPLKSKDLDL
- the LOC125680729 gene encoding uncharacterized protein LOC125680729; this encodes MFIMALLMQLQKVSGQLFSKFAPQKSCVRYKFTNKVAIRRNRRRKNDMSWAMELLNYQKNVLTKQPEPEPLHLVTKIKPVYGRSAQERKVLMALGFTSKPDAKNAPKYVIVKNTPDVNSQLMAIKHLVRITPITFPYGVPQGEEDFEHCHLNDNGQFLVVRDVTPKNERELLPVAPKTESVWEMDVQTIQKHTEQIKRDWSLNEEFFTADPVYKLNQDGKEYRYFGDKSGAGIKHYNELIDYRDGSKKKS